The window TGCCAGTGGCTGCGCAGCTGGGCCGGCTGGCTGTGCGCCAGCACCGACATCCAGCGCTGTCTTGGCTGTAAGGATTGCATTCAGTGCTCCATCGTCAGTTCGATCATGTCGGCGCGGGCCAGGCTGACGGAGTATTCCGCCACGCGGTCGCTGCCGTTGCAGACGTTCAGGGTGCGCACGCACAGCAGCGGCGCGTGGGTGGCGATCGCCAACAGCCGGCTCTCTTTGGCCTGTGCGCGGCGCGCGCTGATGCGCGTCTGGCTGCGGGTCAGCGGCTGGCGAATGTGCTGTTCGATAAACTCATGCAGCGAGCCGCTGTGGAACTGCTGCAGCGCCGGCCACCAGTCGAGATCGGGCAGGTAGTGGTCGATCACGCTCATCGGCACGCCATTGACCCGGCGCAGGGTGCGCAGGTGGATCACCATTTCGCCTTCTTCACGCGACAGCGCGCTGGCGATGTGCCCGTTGCACGGGCGCAATACTGCGAGTAAGCGCTCACTGGTGGGGTGGCTGCCCTGCTCGAGCAGGTTCTGGCTGAACCGCGTATTGGCATGCAGCGGGTAGTCGTAGGGGCGCATCAGCACCAGAATGCCGACGCCGTGGCGGCGCTGCAGCCAGCCGCGTTCCACCAGCTGATCCACTGCGCGGCGCAGGGTGTGGCGATTGACCTGATAGCGCTCCGCCAGCTGCTGCTCGGAAGGCAGATAGTCGCCGCAGCGGTACTGGGTGCGCAGCTCTTGTTCCAGCTGGGCGGCGATCTGCTGGTAACGGGTGGGGTAAGTGGTCGGATGTCTAGATAAGTCCATCATAATAAAAACCTCGTCGTGCCGGATCTGTATGATTTATCAGGATTTCTTACGGTGCTGGTGCTTACCCTATGACTTTCAAATTGTAGCTAGGCGGCCAGCTCGCTCATCGCCAGGCGCTTACTTTAGTAAGTAACTGGGGTGAGCGAGTGCAGCTAACAACGCTACGGCTTGAAAGGCGACGGGTATGCCCTGTGGCTTTCAAGTTGGCATCATGTTGCCGCCGCCAGATGACAATCGCGTTACGCGCCGGTGGCGAACAGATGAACTATTTTGGACAGCCCGGGGATGCGCGGCCGGGCGCGGCGCGCTATGCTGGGCCACCCTGGACTGACTCTGGCCGACACCATGCCGCAACCTTTAACCGCCCCTGACCGCACGCCCCGCGCCTGGCCGCTGTGGAAACCGATCCTGTTCCTGCTGGTGGTGGCCGTCGGCCTCTACTACGTCAAATGGCAGCCTTACTACGGCAAGGCCTTTTTGGCGGCGGACACCCATTCGATCGGCAAATCGATACTGGCCGGAGCCGACGGCAGCCCCTGGCTGGCGGCCTGGCACTATGCGCTGATCTATTTCACCGCGGTGTGGAAGGCGGCGGTGCTCGGCGTCTTGCTGGGATCGCTGGTGCAGGTGCTGATCCCGCGCGACTGGCTGCTGCGCACGCTGGGCCACCCGCGTTTTTCCGGCACCCTGCTGGGCACGCTGATCGCGCTGCCGGGTATGATGTGCACCTGCTGCGCGGCGCCGGTGGCCGCCGGGCTGCGTCGCCAGTCGGTATCCAGCGGGGCGGCGCTGGCCTTTTGGCTAAGCAACCCGGTGCTGAACCCGGCGACGCTGATTTTTATGGGCTTCGTGCTCGGCTGGCCGTTCGCCGCTATTCGGCTGGTGGCCGGGGTGGTGATGGTGCTGGGCATCGCCTGGCTGGTGCAGCGCGTCACCGCCAATGACCCGCAGCCGGCCGCGCTGCAGCAAGCGGCGATACCGCCGGTGAAAACCGAAGATCGGCCGTTCCTCGGCCGCTGGCTGAAGACGCTGTGGGCGCTGTTCTGGTCGACCATCCCGATCTACGTGCTGGCGGTGCTGGCGCTGGGCGCAGCGCGGGTTTGGCTGTTCCCGCACGCCGACGGCGCGGTCGACAACAGCCTGCTGTGGATCATCGGTTTAGCCATCGTCGGCTGCCTGTTCGTGATCCCCACCGCGGCGGAAATCCCGATCGTGCAGGCCATGATGCTGGCGGGCATGGGCGCCGGCCCGGCGCTGGCGCTGCTGATGACCCTGCCGGCGGTCAGCCTGCCTTCGCTGCTGATGCTCAACAAAGTCTTTTCCGCCCGGGCGCTGTGCCTGACCGCGGCGCTGGTGGCGCTGTGCGGCGTAGCGACCGGCGTGCTGGGGATGGGGTTGATGTAAAATGTTCAAAAAATGACCTTTCATCTCGATGTTGTTGTCACAAATGTGCTAACGTGTCTGTTCAATATTCAGTGTCGCCATCGTGCGATTGCAGGAGGAGCAAAGATGGAAAGTCGTATCCAGTTTCGCATCGAAGATGAAACCAAGCGTTTGGCGCAGAAGGCCGCTGAGGCTAAAGGAACGACATTGAGTGAAGCCTGCCGCCGCTTAGCGGAGCAAATGGCTGATGAGCAACGGGCCGCGGAGGAGCACGAAAACTGGCTGAAAGATAAGGTGGATGCAGCTTTTTCCCGTCTGCATGAAGGTAATGCTGTCTACCTTAGCCAACAAGAAGTAGAAGAAAGCATGGATGCCTTTAAGGCAAAAATTAGAGCGAAATACGACCGAAAATAGGGATCGTTATGCGTATCGAATGGGATAATGCAGCGCTACGGGACAGGGAACGTATTTTTGAGTTTCTTTATATTTTCAATCCACAGGCGGCAGAGCAGGCTGATAACGAGATCGATAAAGCGGTAAAGCGCCTGCTGGATCATCCTGAGTTAGGTAAGCCCTGGTATGGGAAGGCACGTAAGCTGCTAATTAACAAGGCCTCCCTGTTGCTGGTGTATATCATCGTTGATGACGTTATTAAGGTTTTCTCGATTGCCCACCAGCGTGAGAAATTTCCAAACTAGCATTGTCATTGCAGCTTATGCACCACCTGGTTGCTGCTGCCGCGCCAGATCAGCGCTGGGTCTTTCAAATCCTGCACAAACTTGCCGTCAATCAATACGTTAATCCTGTCTACCACCTGCATTTGCTGCGCGTCCAGCTCCGCCAGCCGGTAGCCGGTCCACAGCCAGATATCCTTGCCCGGGCACTCGGCGCGCACCCGTTTCACCAGCTTTAAGATGCTCAGCACGTTGGCCGGGTGCAGCGGATCGCCGCCGGACAGCGACAGCCCCTGGCGCGGCACGCGCGCATCGTTCAGATCGGCGATGATGCGGTCTTCCAGCGCCGGGGTAAACGGCTGGCCGGAGTTGAGCCGCCAGGTGCTTTTGTTGTAGCAGCCGGGGCACTGATGCACGCAGCCGGCGACGAACAGCGTGCAGCGGGTGCCGGGGCCGTTGACCACATCTAGGGGATAGTACTGGTGATAATTCATCATTTTTTCTGGTTGCAGGGGTTCAGTGTATGTTTAGTGGCAAAGTTGTCTTTTCGCCCGAGATACCCGGGCTTAGCGCCCCGAGGGGCGCTCCGGCGGCAAGCCGCTACGACCCCTTCGGCACGCTTTCCCTAATAATTGGCTTTATCAGAGCTCTGTATACTGAACCCGCTCATCAGGGTTAAACGGGGCACCTCAGCCGAGCCGCCCGTTGTCGAGGTGCTTCACCCGCCGTTTCACCTCTTCCTGCTTGCCGGCGTTGAACGGCCTGGCGTCCGGGCTGCCGAGGTAGCCGCACACCCGCCGGGTGACCGACACCTTGGACGGCTCGTGGTTGCCGCATTTCGGGCAGGTGAAGCCCTTGCTGGTACAGGAAAACTCGCCGGTGAAGCCGCATTCGTAGCACTCGTCGATCGGCGTGTTGGTGCCGTAGTAGGGCACCCGGCTGTAGCTGTAATCCCACACGTCTTCCAGCGCCTTTAAATTGTGCTGCAGGTTGGGGTATTCGCCGTAGCAGATAAAGCCGCCGTTGGCCAACGGCGGATAGGGCGCCTCGAAGTCCAGCTTGTCGTACGGATTGACCTTTTTCTCTACGTCGAGGTGGAAGCTGTTGGTGTAGTAGCCCTTGTCGGTCACGCCCGGCACCACGCCGAAATCGGCGGTGTCCAGCCGGCAGAAGCGGTCGCACAGATTTTCGCTCGGCGTGCTGTACAGGCTGAAGCCGTAGCCGGTTTCCGCTTTCCAGCCGTCGGTGGCGGCGCGCAGCCGTGCGACGATCGCCAGCGCCTTGGCGCGCAGCGCTTCGTCGTCGTAAACGTGGGTGCCGTTGCCGAACAGCGCGTTGATGGTTTCGTGCAGGCCGATATAACCCAGCGAGATGGACGCGCGGCCGTTCTTGAAGATGTCGGCGATGTTGTCGTCGGCCTTCAGCCGCACGCCGCAGGCGCCTTCCATGTACAGGATCGGCGCCACCCGCGCCTTGATGCCTTCCAGCCGGGCGATGCGCGTCATCAGCGCCTTTTTCGCCAGCTGCAGGCGCTGATCCAGCAGCGCCCAGAAGCGCGCCTCGTCGCCCATCGCCTC is drawn from Serratia entomophila and contains these coding sequences:
- the phnF gene encoding phosphonate metabolism transcriptional regulator PhnF translates to MMDLSRHPTTYPTRYQQIAAQLEQELRTQYRCGDYLPSEQQLAERYQVNRHTLRRAVDQLVERGWLQRRHGVGILVLMRPYDYPLHANTRFSQNLLEQGSHPTSERLLAVLRPCNGHIASALSREEGEMVIHLRTLRRVNGVPMSVIDHYLPDLDWWPALQQFHSGSLHEFIEQHIRQPLTRSQTRISARRAQAKESRLLAIATHAPLLCVRTLNVCNGSDRVAEYSVSLARADMIELTMEH
- a CDS encoding permease; its protein translation is MPQPLTAPDRTPRAWPLWKPILFLLVVAVGLYYVKWQPYYGKAFLAADTHSIGKSILAGADGSPWLAAWHYALIYFTAVWKAAVLGVLLGSLVQVLIPRDWLLRTLGHPRFSGTLLGTLIALPGMMCTCCAAPVAAGLRRQSVSSGAALAFWLSNPVLNPATLIFMGFVLGWPFAAIRLVAGVVMVLGIAWLVQRVTANDPQPAALQQAAIPPVKTEDRPFLGRWLKTLWALFWSTIPIYVLAVLALGAARVWLFPHADGAVDNSLLWIIGLAIVGCLFVIPTAAEIPIVQAMMLAGMGAGPALALLMTLPAVSLPSLLMLNKVFSARALCLTAALVALCGVATGVLGMGLM
- a CDS encoding type II toxin-antitoxin system RelB/DinJ family antitoxin, with protein sequence MESRIQFRIEDETKRLAQKAAEAKGTTLSEACRRLAEQMADEQRAAEEHENWLKDKVDAAFSRLHEGNAVYLSQQEVEESMDAFKAKIRAKYDRK
- a CDS encoding type II toxin-antitoxin system RelE/ParE family toxin, whose translation is MRIEWDNAALRDRERIFEFLYIFNPQAAEQADNEIDKAVKRLLDHPELGKPWYGKARKLLINKASLLLVYIIVDDVIKVFSIAHQREKFPN
- the nrdG gene encoding anaerobic ribonucleoside-triphosphate reductase-activating protein, with amino-acid sequence MNYHQYYPLDVVNGPGTRCTLFVAGCVHQCPGCYNKSTWRLNSGQPFTPALEDRIIADLNDARVPRQGLSLSGGDPLHPANVLSILKLVKRVRAECPGKDIWLWTGYRLAELDAQQMQVVDRINVLIDGKFVQDLKDPALIWRGSSNQVVHKLQ